The Bacteroidota bacterium genome segment TCATACTACCTTTTCAAATTGAGATGCGTAACGGGTAATTGTATTTTTATCCAGGTTCGTTTCGTGAGCAATAGTTCCCAATTTTTTTAAACCGGTTTGCTTTAAAATAATATCAGCGGAAGCTTTATTAAACTCACCATTAAAAACAATACCTGTAACCGGAATATTTCTTCTTTTTAATTCGTTGCAGGTTAACAGTGTATGATTGATGCTACCAAGGTAAAAGCTGCTTATAACAATGACTTCGGCTTGTAAATGACTTATCATATCTGCAACGAGATCGGTGTCATTCAGCGGCACCATCAGACCTCCAGCCCCTTCAATGATCAATACAGAATTATTGGTTTGGGGCAGTACAATTTTTTTCAGATCAATTCTGACTCCCTCCAGCTCTCCTGCAGCATGAGGCGAC includes the following:
- the bioD gene encoding dethiobiotin synthase, which encodes MRKIFVTGIGTDVGKTIVCAVLTEALKADYWKPVQCGTEPLTDSQLVNRLLTNITSKVHPEAYCFKQPVSPHAAGELEGVRIDLKKIVLPQTNNSVLIIEGAGGLMVPLNDTDLVADMISHLQAEVIVISSFYLGSINHTLLTCNELKRRNIPVTGIVFNGEFNKASADIILKQTGLKKLGTIAHETNLDKNTITRYASQFEKVV